In the genome of Anaerolineae bacterium, one region contains:
- a CDS encoding M42 family metallopeptidase produces MKQLIRQLTETPGPSGYEDQVRDLVKTLVADYADEIRTDALGNLIVRKGTARDGGKRIMLAAHMDEIGIMVSHIDEKGFARFVPIGGVRPWTCIGGRVRFLDGRVGVIGVEGDILRQNKMPAFDHLYLDAGSAPLHVGDVAAFERPFADLGDRLVAKAMDDRIGVAVLVETLRRLTDTPHELYFVFSVQEEVGLRGATTAAYSVAPDIGIAVDVTGSGDTPKGIKMAVELGQGPAIKVRDGGMLADPRVVDWMVRTAEKAHIPYQREVLPGGTTDAKAIQLSRAGVPAGTVSIPCRYVHSPSEMVDYNDVQGAVQLLVELLTHPADL; encoded by the coding sequence ATGAAACAACTCATCCGCCAACTCACCGAGACGCCCGGCCCTTCGGGGTACGAAGACCAGGTACGCGACCTGGTGAAAACCCTGGTCGCCGACTACGCCGACGAGATCCGCACCGACGCCTTGGGCAACCTTATCGTGCGCAAGGGCACAGCCCGCGACGGCGGCAAGCGCATCATGCTGGCCGCCCACATGGACGAAATCGGCATCATGGTCAGCCACATTGACGAAAAGGGCTTCGCCCGCTTTGTGCCCATCGGTGGCGTGCGACCCTGGACCTGCATCGGCGGGCGTGTGCGCTTCCTTGACGGCCGCGTCGGCGTCATCGGCGTCGAGGGCGACATCCTCCGCCAAAACAAGATGCCCGCCTTCGACCATCTCTACCTCGATGCGGGTAGCGCGCCCCTCCATGTGGGCGATGTGGCCGCCTTCGAGCGCCCCTTTGCCGATTTGGGCGACCGTCTGGTCGCCAAGGCGATGGACGACCGCATCGGCGTGGCCGTGCTCGTTGAAACTCTGCGTCGCCTCACTGACACGCCCCACGAACTGTACTTCGTTTTCAGCGTGCAGGAAGAAGTCGGCCTGCGGGGCGCCACCACGGCCGCCTACAGCGTGGCGCCCGACATCGGCATTGCCGTGGATGTCACCGGCTCCGGCGACACACCCAAAGGCATCAAAATGGCCGTCGAACTGGGCCAGGGCCCGGCCATCAAGGTCCGCGATGGCGGGATGCTGGCCGACCCCCGCGTGGTGGATTGGATGGTGCGCACGGCCGAAAAGGCCCACATCCCCTACCAGCGTGAAGTGCTCCCCGGCGGCACCACCGACGCCAAGGCCATCCAACTCTCCCGCGCCGGGGTCCCGGCGGGCACCGTGTCCATCCCCTGTCGCTATGTCCATAGCCCCTCGGAAATGGTGGACTACAACGATGTTCAGGGGGCCGTGCAACTCCTGGTGGAACTGCTGACCCATCCGGCGGACTTATGA